Within Solirubrobacterales bacterium, the genomic segment TGCCGTGACCGCGGACTTCGCCGCCTGATCGGCGGCAACCACCAGGGCTGCAATCAGCGAGGTGACCGTGAACTGGCGGCCGGTGCTCATCCGCTGATCACACCGACTGCAACCATCTGGGCCACGACCAGGAGAATCACCGCCACGATCGGGCTCAGATCGAGCGCGAATCCGCCCCCGCCGACCGGCGGCAGGAACCGTCGGAACAGATTCAGATACGGGTCGGTGGTTTCCCGGACGAATCCGGCCAGAGCGCCGACCGGCCCTTCAGCCGGAAGCGACGGAATCCAGGAGAGCAGAATCCGGATGAAGATCAGGACGATGTAGACCGTGAAGAGGGCGTTGACGAAGGCGGCCACGTCGCCTCGACCGATTGCTGCGAAAAGCATTCGATCAGCCGCCGCGCATCCGTTCCAGGGAGGCGTCGAACGCCGCCCGGAAGGCCGCATCTCCACCAGCCTCGGCCAGCGCCTCGAGTCCGGCTTCCGTGCTTCCACCGGGTGAGGCGACCGCGACCTGGATCTCGAAGGCCGACCGTTGACAGAGCAACTCGCCGGATCCGGCCATCGACTCGGCCAGCATTCTGGTCGCCGCGTCCGGTCCGAGACCGCCGGCCACCGCCTCACCGATCATCGCCTCCGCGGCGACCGCGAAGTAGGCCGGTGAACAGCCCATCAGGGCGGTCGCGACATCCATCTGATCGTCCTCCAGTTCAAAGACCCGGGCGATCGCGGAGAGCAGTCCGATCGCGCGCTCCCGGATCCTCGGATCAAGGTCCGGCCGGTGGGCGACGCAGACCACACCCCGCCTCACTTCCACCCCGAGATTCGGCATCAGCCGGAGCACCCCGGATTCCGGAAAGTGGGCAACCAGCCGCTCCAACGGGGTGGCCCCGAGCAGGGACAGCACCGCCTTCGGGACGGGAAGGGAATTCGCAACCTGATCCAGCATGCCGGGCTTGACCGCGAGTACCACGAAGTCGGAGCGTTCGACGAGATCGGCGTTCGATCCGACCGCTTCGCCGTCAACTTCCTTGGCCAGCGCCCGGGCCCGGCCCGAACCGGAATCGGTGAAGAGCATCTTCGACGGCCCTGCCTTGCCGGAATCGCGCCAACCACGCGCCATCGCCGCGGCCATGTTGCCCGACCCGATGAATCCGATGATCATGCCGGCAGCTTACTTGCAGGACTGGGCGCGACCGCGGGTTCCCGCGGATCGAGCCTCGGTCGCAATCAGGACTGGTTGAAGAAGCCCTTGTCGATCAGACGGGCCTTCTCCTCGGCTGACACTTCGACGTTGCGCGGTGTGAG encodes:
- a CDS encoding YggT family protein, translating into MLFAAIGRGDVAAFVNALFTVYIVLIFIRILLSWIPSLPAEGPVGALAGFVRETTDPYLNLFRRFLPPVGGGGFALDLSPIVAVILLVVAQMVAVGVISG
- a CDS encoding pyrroline-5-carboxylate reductase, translating into MIIGFIGSGNMAAAMARGWRDSGKAGPSKMLFTDSGSGRARALAKEVDGEAVGSNADLVERSDFVVLAVKPGMLDQVANSLPVPKAVLSLLGATPLERLVAHFPESGVLRLMPNLGVEVRRGVVCVAHRPDLDPRIRERAIGLLSAIARVFELEDDQMDVATALMGCSPAYFAVAAEAMIGEAVAGGLGPDAATRMLAESMAGSGELLCQRSAFEIQVAVASPGGSTEAGLEALAEAGGDAAFRAAFDASLERMRGG